The Candidatus Nitrosymbiomonas proteolyticus genome has a segment encoding these proteins:
- a CDS encoding S1/P1 nuclease: MRAFSLPFKPLTLFAVAGAACGAFAWHDSGHMAVAMIAYDGLTPQVKARVDALLKVGALPRSADFVTAACWADDAKSDKDREWHYINYFMDAGLNPLDRKPEPDANAVWAVLTQSEVMVDPQRPQSERANALRYLLHLVGDLHQPLHATARISEQTPGGDRGGNDYRILPPPGWDPAPRSLHFLWDMAGMLYPYYDRPLSAVDRKAFQQRVEQTRKRYPESAFGASTDVLDPEAWAKESFELARKEVYNTPFQAVPSKTYLGSVRNVSERQIALAGYRLARLLNQRLKLD; encoded by the coding sequence ATGCGCGCCTTCTCGCTCCCCTTCAAGCCTCTGACTCTCTTCGCGGTTGCCGGAGCTGCCTGCGGGGCCTTTGCGTGGCACGACAGCGGACACATGGCGGTTGCGATGATCGCGTACGATGGCCTGACCCCTCAAGTCAAGGCGCGCGTCGATGCGCTCCTCAAGGTGGGAGCGCTGCCCAGAAGCGCAGACTTCGTTACGGCCGCTTGTTGGGCAGACGACGCCAAGAGCGACAAGGACCGCGAATGGCACTACATCAACTACTTCATGGACGCCGGCCTAAACCCACTCGACCGGAAGCCTGAGCCTGACGCGAACGCCGTTTGGGCCGTCCTTACCCAGTCCGAGGTTATGGTCGATCCGCAGCGCCCTCAATCGGAACGCGCCAACGCGCTGCGGTACCTGCTCCATCTGGTGGGAGACCTCCATCAACCGCTTCATGCGACCGCAAGGATTTCCGAACAGACTCCAGGGGGCGATCGAGGCGGAAACGACTACCGAATTCTTCCTCCTCCCGGCTGGGACCCCGCTCCTCGGAGCCTTCACTTCCTTTGGGACATGGCAGGGATGCTCTATCCCTATTACGATCGCCCGCTTTCCGCGGTGGACCGGAAAGCGTTCCAACAGAGAGTGGAACAGACGCGCAAGCGCTACCCGGAGTCCGCCTTTGGCGCTTCGACGGACGTCCTGGACCCGGAAGCTTGGGCCAAGGAATCTTTCGAACTGGCGCGGAAAGAGGTGTACAACACTCCCTTTCAGGCCGTGCCTTCGAAGACGTATTTGGGTTCCGTTCGCAACGTGTCGGAACGCCAGATCGCTCTGGCGGGATACCGCCTGGCCCGACTCCTAAACCAGCGCCTCAAGCTCGACTAA
- a CDS encoding nucleoside triphosphate pyrophosphohydrolase codes for MSVRIIRVGASGPEDVSKAVLDELAALPIVYHPDLSQPSAQWLAESGVALKEVANGQVPDGAILILPDAGLNQEGFRVRRGDALEALVQVVDRLLGPGGCPWDQEQTHESLRRHLIEEAYEVVDAIDGKNPDMLVEELGDLLLQPLMHAQMEALKGGFSILEVAEGARNKLIRRHPHVFGGAEAKTSDEVLANWDRIKQQERGDATSSSILEGVPSGMPSLLRAFEVSIRAARTGFEWPSFESVLDKFEEEVSELAEAIDSGNGERIESEIGDVLFTIVNIARWLGVEPEGALRSMTQRFILRFQSMEARAQRPLRELSEQEWDELWNQSKALLESEAR; via the coding sequence ATGTCCGTTCGCATCATTCGAGTTGGCGCAAGCGGGCCCGAGGACGTCTCCAAGGCCGTTCTCGATGAACTCGCCGCGCTTCCGATCGTTTACCACCCGGACCTTTCTCAGCCGTCGGCTCAATGGCTCGCAGAGTCGGGCGTGGCCCTGAAGGAGGTCGCCAACGGCCAAGTTCCCGACGGCGCGATTCTGATCCTGCCCGACGCCGGATTGAATCAGGAGGGCTTCCGAGTCAGGCGAGGGGACGCGCTCGAAGCGCTCGTGCAGGTCGTCGACCGGCTGCTGGGGCCTGGCGGTTGCCCGTGGGATCAGGAACAGACCCATGAATCGCTGCGGCGGCACCTGATCGAAGAGGCTTATGAAGTCGTCGACGCCATCGATGGCAAGAACCCCGACATGCTGGTCGAGGAACTGGGCGACCTGCTGTTGCAACCGCTCATGCACGCGCAGATGGAGGCTTTGAAGGGTGGGTTTTCGATCCTCGAAGTGGCGGAAGGGGCGAGAAACAAGCTGATCCGAAGGCATCCCCACGTGTTTGGCGGCGCAGAGGCCAAGACGTCCGACGAAGTTCTCGCGAATTGGGACCGGATCAAACAGCAGGAACGAGGCGACGCAACTTCCTCGTCGATCCTCGAAGGGGTTCCTTCGGGCATGCCGTCTTTGCTCCGCGCTTTCGAAGTGAGCATACGGGCCGCGCGAACCGGCTTTGAATGGCCGAGCTTCGAGAGCGTGCTGGACAAGTTCGAAGAAGAGGTATCCGAACTCGCCGAGGCGATCGACTCGGGCAATGGGGAGAGGATCGAATCCGAGATCGGCGACGTTCTCTTCACGATCGTCAACATCGCGAGGTGGCTGGGAGTCGAACCTGAGGGCGCGCTCCGTTCCATGACCCAACGGTTCATCTTGCGGTTTCAATCGATGGAGGCAAGGGCACAGCGGCCCCTCCGCGAACTTTCGGAGCAGGAATGGGACGAGCTTTGGAATCAATCGAAGGCCCTCTTGGAGTCTGAGGCAAGGTAA
- a CDS encoding peptidylprolyl isomerase: MNMKQHVAFGLSLLLPLAASAQVPEYTVDPNKVIATVNGEAIKSSELYSRLEYLDLAEVAERFGNRVLSFPAGFLALDQIVLERLTLQLAKERNVTPTNPEVQAHIASRLAELPNALTEWEAAGRTKEQFEYHARIELARFKLLTAGITLTDLEVEKFYKDNPTMFTSERRFKLRGVVLKDPQKKAAVDRDIQSGRPFAEIAKTYSEDVSRFEGGALGEIPVSAMASPILKAIEAVKIGQYTDWIEFGGLHSKFLVEDILPASVRALDAKLKESIRRKLMIDRGQVKNDVAKQLADFRAKSKIEVSHPYFTKPWNEFHGGAQGSAPPPR, from the coding sequence ATGAATATGAAACAACACGTAGCTTTTGGTCTGTCCCTGCTTCTGCCGCTGGCCGCCTCAGCGCAGGTGCCCGAGTACACGGTCGATCCCAACAAGGTCATCGCGACGGTCAACGGCGAGGCCATCAAGTCAAGCGAACTTTATTCACGGCTCGAATACCTCGATCTCGCGGAAGTAGCCGAGAGATTCGGCAACAGGGTTCTGAGTTTTCCGGCCGGGTTTCTCGCGCTCGATCAAATCGTCTTGGAGCGCCTCACCCTTCAGCTCGCCAAGGAGCGGAACGTCACGCCGACGAACCCGGAAGTGCAGGCCCACATCGCGAGCCGCCTTGCGGAGCTTCCCAACGCGCTCACAGAGTGGGAGGCCGCAGGCAGGACCAAGGAGCAATTCGAGTATCACGCCCGGATTGAACTCGCCCGGTTCAAACTGCTGACCGCAGGCATTACCCTCACCGACCTTGAGGTTGAGAAGTTTTACAAAGACAACCCGACCATGTTCACCTCGGAGAGGCGGTTCAAGCTCCGAGGAGTGGTGCTGAAGGACCCCCAGAAGAAGGCTGCCGTCGATCGCGATATCCAGTCGGGCCGACCGTTTGCCGAGATCGCGAAGACGTATAGCGAGGATGTTTCGAGGTTCGAAGGAGGGGCGCTCGGCGAGATCCCCGTTTCGGCGATGGCCAGCCCGATCCTCAAAGCGATCGAGGCCGTCAAGATTGGCCAGTACACCGACTGGATCGAGTTCGGCGGGCTGCATTCGAAGTTCCTCGTCGAGGACATCCTTCCCGCTTCGGTGCGCGCGCTGGATGCTAAGTTGAAGGAGTCGATTCGGAGGAAACTGATGATCGACCGCGGCCAGGTCAAGAACGATGTCGCCAAGCAACTCGCCGACTTCCGAGCCAAATCGAAAATCGAGGTCAGCCACCCGTACTTCACCAAACCGTGGAACGAGTTTCACGGCGGAGCGCAAGGATCGGCCCCACCTCCTCGGTAA